The proteins below come from a single Danaus plexippus chromosome 20, MEX_DaPlex, whole genome shotgun sequence genomic window:
- the LOC116774007 gene encoding distal membrane-arm assembly complex protein 2 — MTLNLKRITLIRPLYNSSRNYCEYKSIYDREEAKAKSRPTRKVYGKEYPEWRRPWIQRDGEWNSKLSIFVEKAPSMSILNAMQRIPKLTVNDVKEWWASMKVLQEIHNQKFLTERIAALGSNLAAVHFFTYRQCAVRLKDEKQWITGDITTLNLPDHFVEGYYVEAVDCTNFHHNGIRYEGIKNLSGLNFLKWLSLKNNKHVDVWCLDRLAGQNGETLEYLDLQGCQLCVGCIYALARMPALKYLTITDPGDNVEVQAALSLLESSKPGLLIAAHDKQ, encoded by the exons atgactttaaatttaaaacgaattacTTTAATTCGCCCCTTGTATAATTCCTCTCGAAATTATTGCGAATACAAATCTATTTACGATCGAGAAGAAGCGAAAGCCAAATCGCGACCGACTCGTAAAGTATACGGAAAGGAATATCCTGAATGGCGAAGACCTTGGATACAGCGTGATGGAGAATGGAATAGCAAATTATCTATTTTTGTAGAAAAGGCACCCAGCATGAGCATACTAAATGCCATGCAAAGAATACCAAAATTAACTGTGAATGATGTGAAGGAATGGTGGGCTAGTATGAAAGTTCTACAGGAAATACacaatcaaaaatttttaactgaAAGAATAGCTGCTTTAGGGTCTAACTTAGCAGCTGTGCACTTCTTTACATATAGACAATGTGCAGTGAG actcAAAGATGAAAAACAATGGATTACTGGTGATATAACAACACTGAATCTACCGGATCATTTTGTGGAAGGTTATTATGTTGAAGCTGTCGATTGTACAAACTTTCATCACAATGGTATCAGATATGAAGGGATAAAGAACTTGAGTGGTTTAAATTTCCTAAAATGGTTGTCTCTTAAGAACAATAAACATGTAGATGTGTGGTGTTTAGACCGATTGGCGGGACAGAATGGTGAAACTTTAGAATATTTGGATCTACAGGGATGTCAATTATGTGTGGGTTGTATATATGCATTGGCAAGAATGCCAGCCCTGAAATATCTCACTATTACTGATCCAGGGGATAATGTTGAAGTACAGGCAGCACTGTCGCTGCTAGAGTCATCTAAACCAGGACTTTTAATTGCAGCCCATgataagcaataa